Proteins found in one Carassius auratus strain Wakin chromosome 42, ASM336829v1, whole genome shotgun sequence genomic segment:
- the jdp2a gene encoding jun dimerization protein 2 isoform X1 translates to MQRFPLFKIYSRPPADVTKGLHSLTSRPKSAVVSGVCDMMPGQIPDPSVTAGSLPSLGPLAGLSASTLTEHLKYADLCNLGAMLSPFHLLGKLGKRTLPIKAEKDEEEERRKRRREKNKVAAARCRNKKKERTEYLQRESERLEMMNSELKAQIEELKHERQQLILMLNRHRPTCIVSTDSIKTPEKESNPLLEQVETK, encoded by the exons ATGCAACGATTCCCGCTCTTCAAGATCTACTCGCGACCTCCGGCTGACGTCACAAAGGGACTCCACTCGCTCACCTCGAGACCAAAGTCAG CGGTGGTCTCGGGTGTTTGTGACATGATGCCGGGACAGATCCCGGACCCCTCGGTGACGGCCGGCTCACTGCCCAGTCTGGGTCCTCTAGCAGGCCTTTCTGCCTCCACACTGACTGAACACCTGAAGTACGCCGACCTCTGTAACCTCGGGGCCATGCTGTCCCCTTTCCATCTCCTGGGGAAGCTGGGCAAGCGGACGCTCCCTATCAAAGCCGAG aaagatgaagaggaagAGCGGAGGAAAAGAAGGCGAGAGAAAAACAAAGTGGCGGCAGCGAGATGtcgaaacaaaaagaaagaaaggacagAGTATCTACAGCGG GAATCTGAGCGTCTGGAGATGATGAACTCGGAGCTGAAAGCACAGATCGAGGAGCTAAAGCACGAACGACAGCAGCTCATACTGATGCTCAATCGCCATCGGCCCACCTGCATCGTGAGCACAGACAGCATCAAGACGCCTGAGAAAGAGAGCAACCCTCTCCTGGAGCAGGTGGAGACCAAATGA
- the jdp2a gene encoding jun dimerization protein 2 isoform X2, with product MMPGQIPDPSVTAGSLPSLGPLAGLSASTLTEHLKYADLCNLGAMLSPFHLLGKLGKRTLPIKAEKDEEEERRKRRREKNKVAAARCRNKKKERTEYLQRESERLEMMNSELKAQIEELKHERQQLILMLNRHRPTCIVSTDSIKTPEKESNPLLEQVETK from the exons ATGATGCCGGGACAGATCCCGGACCCCTCGGTGACGGCCGGCTCACTGCCCAGTCTGGGTCCTCTAGCAGGCCTTTCTGCCTCCACACTGACTGAACACCTGAAGTACGCCGACCTCTGTAACCTCGGGGCCATGCTGTCCCCTTTCCATCTCCTGGGGAAGCTGGGCAAGCGGACGCTCCCTATCAAAGCCGAG aaagatgaagaggaagAGCGGAGGAAAAGAAGGCGAGAGAAAAACAAAGTGGCGGCAGCGAGATGtcgaaacaaaaagaaagaaaggacagAGTATCTACAGCGG GAATCTGAGCGTCTGGAGATGATGAACTCGGAGCTGAAAGCACAGATCGAGGAGCTAAAGCACGAACGACAGCAGCTCATACTGATGCTCAATCGCCATCGGCCCACCTGCATCGTGAGCACAGACAGCATCAAGACGCCTGAGAAAGAGAGCAACCCTCTCCTGGAGCAGGTGGAGACCAAATGA